TTCCAATTTCctagcaaaaaacccccagttcCTCTAGGCATAGAAAGGTCCAAGAAAAGaacacagctgtaattttaaggaaaaactgTGGCTCACAATTCATACATACTTCGAAACAAAATATCTGAACCTAGAACAACGAAAGTTCTCTTATTTACTTCAGGCATCAAAAAAATTAGCCCCAGAACAGACTATTCATTATTAAGATTAATAGGCCATTCTGAATTCATTGTTACTAttaattcctgatttttaaaCATCGGGAAGCATACTCACAATTAACTTTCACTATGCTCATTAAACTTCACATCCAACATGACCTGAGGAAAAAACTCCTCTTGCTGTATCTCGAAATGTATTATATTAATGCAGTGTAGTACATAATGTTGTGCAATATCTGTGTAATATATAGATTTAAGACTGTGTGTGGTATTACACAGTACCACAGAATTTTCTGTACAGAGATTTCTGAAATTGAGGTATATGGACAGACACATCCAAGTAAATTCTAAGGCTGAGATTTTGCAATAAGATCATTTGAtgtaaattaacatttttatctAGTGTCTCTCTGAGTACCTCATAGTATCTTACCTGAGCTTCAGGACACTAAAGCAGCTTCTTTGCCCTTTGCAATAACGTCTGCAAAATGACAATACAATGTGTTTTGTACCTCTCAAGAGTCCATAAACTGTGACTTCAGTCTCAACCGGCATGAGAATACTTTCAACACAAGATACTGTACGAACAGCTGTATAACACCTCAAAGCACAAGCTAACATCAGAAGAAAACTTGTATATTCACATAAAGTTTTGACCCCAATAGAAGTAGCTaaaactgtttttctaaaattttgaaGTACATAGCTTTCAAGAAAATTGAGATTCATGTTTGATACATGCAACTAGCACACCATGTGATGaaatgagggaagagaaaacagaatgttttaataaaaacatagaATATCTTTACCCAGGGAACCAtttcatgctgtatttttctttggaagaacATCATTTCTTCACATCCAAAATcacaaacatgaaaacaaagaaaataaacaggcaATATTTTTCGTCTATTCTCCCTCCTACCCACCACCATCCAGTAAAACTCTACATCAGATAATGTATTCTGACCATCATCTAGCATCAACCTGCTTCCACATGCAGTATCAtcattttgaagtaattttacctattatttatttcatctcCACCCTCACCCTTCAACACAGATACTCAGACCTGGAGCCCTCACTTTTGAAGGTCATTTGAGAATCCATGCTTGACCTAGAGCAAAGGAGAAGTCTTTCTGACTCATCTGTGTACCTTCGTGCCCAGAGCTGGTCTCCTGCACTCAGCGTTCGAGGCTTCAGCGACACTGTTTCAAATTGCACATAGGTCTCTTTTGCAAGTTCAGCTTCCTTTGCAGATTTTGGTcttaaatgaagttttaaaactttgtagagtaagaaaaatatcagaggTAAAATAACCACGCATGCTGCACTGCTGGCCACTATCAGAATAGAAAACTGAGAGCTGCTTTCATCAGTTAACCCGTCAGTGGAGAAAACAACACACTGCTCTTTTGTAGGTGGCACCCCTTTGGGTGAGACACATGCCATATACTGAGTACTAGGTTGCAAACCATCAATTGTGACTTTGTTTTTGTTAGAATCAGTGCTGAGAGGCAACATATCTTTCTCACCATACTTGGAGTATAACACAGTCACAGCAGAATTGCCTGTGGCACTGAGAGTGTTCCAAGTTAAGGTCACCCTTTCATCAGTTTCACTGATTACTCTTAGGTCCTTCACAGTAACATTTTGCTCAGCCACACCTGCTGTATTCAATGAAGTATCCTCACCTTTCTTGCTTAAATCTCCAGTCTGCTTTTTGTTCCCATTTGTCACTGCCTTTGAAATTTTCCTTCCATCTAACATGAGCCTGGATTGCTTTTTGTCAGTAAATGTCATGCTGGTTGATCTTTCAGTGCTAACCAGAGCCGTGGTGGTTGGTGTGGTGGGAAGAGGTGTGGTTGTCCTCTCGGGTTCCTGCTTGGATTCCTCCTGAGTTGTATTCTGCCTCTCAGCCTCTGGCTTCCTTCCATACTTCTGTGGTGACAGAGTTGTAGTAACTACACCAACCACTGTGACAGTCACAGCAGCTTCTGACATTCCTGCCAAGTTCTTGGCTTTACATCTGTATTCTCCTGCATCCTTGTATGAAATTCCTGTCAAGCTTATTATGGACCATCTGACACCCTCTCCAGGAGTTTCTTGAATTACTATGGGAAAATGCAGAAAGTAAAACATTATGAATGGGAAGTAAAGAGGAAGTAAACATTATTGGACtacttcttccctttctgccaGAAGGAATCACAtgtatgaaaattttaaaaattaaaaacaagcagtcaaaaaaacccaacaacaacaaaaaaaccccaaaactaaaccacatttccaaaacaaactGTGGAATTCCCAGCCATACTCTATTATTAATAAAAGTGCTCAGCTTCGgtcaaaatggaaacaaatgtCTGGTAATTAGAATATAGTTTGCAGTTTcactaagaaaaacaaaaccacataaAGTGAAATCAAATGTCTTAAAGTTGCTATTGACTCTCAAATACAAGACCCACTGACTTCACGTGACACTGATCGTGCAACCCATTTAAAACACTATTGGAAATTACCTTTGTCCTAAGATATTTCAGTACTCTTACCTTCATCAGACCTATGATAACTGCTAACTCCTTGGCATTAGCAAGTagcattttttacatttaagtTACTACGTAAGTATCTGTCATAGCAGCTAGAACGATATCAGACAATGACAGCCTTGCAACATTTGCAAATAACATAGAAAACATGAATTTGGAAAATCTTGTGTTTACAATGCTGAGTTTTAACTGGTTCAGTTATGGCCTCACTGGCTTTTTCAACATTAACATTTTCGAACAGACGTTCCAGCAACAaattctcctttctgctttccagcttcTGAGTTAGGGTTCAGCTAACCCAACCTCCATTTTCCTTTATCCTTCTCCCACTTCAACCATTTCTGCCTTCCACACACATTGCTCTTGTAACAGACCACATCCAGAATCAAAACACTCTGCTGGACCTGTTAAGACTGAGAACTAGACAAAGAATTTCATAACAACCATTGCACAGATATGACTACCAGCTTGGTGCAATACATGGTCCACTGTTACTCACTACAATGATCTCAAAGTACAAGCAACCCAACAGTTTTTGGTACTCCCATTTCCTATAAAAGAGTAGTTGTACCTGTATAGTTCACTGGAATATTGTCTGACCTAGTCCAAGTGAGCTGTGGTGTTGGGTACCCCGTGGCGTCACAGCGTAGCAGGACATTGCTGCCCAGTGGTGAGGTGATTTTTGTTGCTGAGGTCATCACAGATGGTTTAAGACACTGCTCTAACTCAGCTCTCTGGAACAAGATTCCTGCCAGGTTCTCAGGACCACTACATGAAACCAATGGATCAAGAAGTACAACAGAGGTGTCCACAATTTTGGAAAATTCAATTAGCTTTGAAATGCGACAGTCACAAAACCATGGGTTGTCCTGAAAAcctgaggcagggagagaagagaggaaaggaaaaaaaacattgtcAGTCAATATATGGATATTGTGATTACAGTATGACACATGACTACCACCAAATACAATCAAGGACAGTCCTGGACCTATTCTGAGttaatcttttctctttcaacttGTGTTTTTTGTTCAGATGATTGGTGGGGGAGTATTTTCAGAGGTTAGGGAGAACAGTATCGAAGTTTATTAAGCTAAATATCATCTTCACAGAAGTTTACAGGAGCATAGTGATGTGCTGGCACTACCTGTGCTTAACTTTGCTATTTATCtaggaaagaaacattttgaaaagatgTCTTAAGACTGATGATATATTTTCACCTGCCTGTGCCTACTGGAAAGACAGCTTCTCAGGGATATTACTTCAGGTCACTCTCCTCTGCTATAAGTCCTTCTTTGGGCTCTTACAGCTTAACCTTCCCTGACCCTCTTTTTCAATGCTTGAGGAGAGCACGATGTTTTAGAGTTTAGAGCTTACACCAACATCTCTACCCCTTGAAAAGAAGGGATAAAGACTAAGGAGAAAAAGGTTTATGCCAACAAAATTCTTATCTGGCTCTGAACTACACCAATATTGTTACAAGCCTGGCTTCAATTTAGTACAGCCTCTGAAATATATTCAAGAAGAATAACAGAAGAGTAGAAAATAGGAAGGATCACAAAACACCATGATGACTGCAATATTTTTATGATGGCATATAGGAACGCTCTCTCTCTTCTGT
This window of the Corvus cornix cornix isolate S_Up_H32 chromosome 4, ASM73873v5, whole genome shotgun sequence genome carries:
- the LRIT3 gene encoding leucine-rich repeat, immunoglobulin-like domain and transmembrane domain-containing protein 3, with protein sequence MYLFIYFYLLVSFFEEVHGFCPSQCTCVYHGRSDGTGTRSVLCNDPDMYEIPVNIPVDTVKLRIEKTVIRRIPTEAFYYLVDLKYLWVTYNCVANIDISSFYNLKQLHELRLDGNLLSTFPWESLAEMPNLRTLDLHNNKVTSIPADAGRYLRNLTYLDLSSNKLTTLPSDLMDIWPPFSGAVMSKNTDILVTQRIILGFQDNPWFCDCRISKLIEFSKIVDTSVVLLDPLVSCSGPENLAGILFQRAELEQCLKPSVMTSATKITSPLGSNVLLRCDATGYPTPQLTWTRSDNIPVNYTVIQETPGEGVRWSIISLTGISYKDAGEYRCKAKNLAGMSEAAVTVTVVGVVTTTLSPQKYGRKPEAERQNTTQEESKQEPERTTTPLPTTPTTTALVSTERSTSMTFTDKKQSRLMLDGRKISKAVTNGNKKQTGDLSKKGEDTSLNTAGVAEQNVTVKDLRVISETDERVTLTWNTLSATGNSAVTVLYSKYGEKDMLPLSTDSNKNKVTIDGLQPSTQYMACVSPKGVPPTKEQCVVFSTDGLTDESSSQFSILIVASSAACVVILPLIFFLLYKVLKLHLRPKSAKEAELAKETYVQFETVSLKPRTLSAGDQLWARRYTDESERLLLCSRSSMDSQMTFKSEGSRSEYLC